A section of the Branchiostoma lanceolatum isolate klBraLanc5 chromosome 19, klBraLanc5.hap2, whole genome shotgun sequence genome encodes:
- the LOC136425828 gene encoding pulmonary surfactant-associated protein D-like, producing MGAAKILDTTITAVPPANQGVLVSPRALGEARVDTRNPKVVGLLLYPDIESIIPSMKMSTFSGDFARLTARTSKLEREKVPWGPAGSTGLPGPPGEKGPMGPAGSAGPTREKGPMRPAGSAGTPGPPGEKGPMGPAGSAGPSGPPGEKGPMGPAGSTGTPGPPGEKGPMGPAGSAGTPGPPGEKGPMGPAGSAGTPGPPGEKGPMGPAGSAGPPEEKGPVGPTRSTGPPGPRGDRKPMGPAGPGSGGPPVQKISQCPRGYWPTFLKSGICYRVFGTTKTFSEAIKTCRRQGGTLSMPRDHKTNRFLAAEVGKWIRRCVDIWLGLHDRREEGRFEWVDGTPLGDFNAWFPRQPDDWEGSEDCAAYTFRSIEKPFEWNDLPCSRHLPFICQYKLYF from the exons ATGGGAGCGGCCaagatactggatactactataACAGCAGTGCCGCCCGCCAACCAGGGGGTTCTAGTCTCCCCGAGGGCTCTGGGCGAAGCCCGAGTGGATACTAGAAACCCCAAGGTGGtgggactgctgttatatccagatatcgagTCCATTATACCGTCAA tgaaaatgagtactttcTCCGGAGACTTCGCCAGGCTTACTGCACGAACGAGCAAGCTGGAACGTGAGAAGGTGCCCTGGGGGCCAGCTGGGTCTACCGGGCTTCCCGGGCCTCCAGGAGAGAAGGGGCCCATGGGACCAGCTGGGTCTGCCGGGCCTACAAGAGAGAAGGGGCCCATGAGGCCAGCTGGGTCTGCCGGGACACCCGGGCCTCCAGGAGAGAAGGggcccatggggccagctgggtCTGCCGGGCCATCCGGGCCTCCAGGAGAGAAGGGGCCCATGGGACCAGCTGGGTCTACCGGGACACCCGGGCCTCCAGGAGAGAAGGGGCCCATGGGACCAGCTGGGTCTGCCGGGACACCCGGGCCTCCAGGAGAGAAGGGGCCCATGGGACCAGCTGGGTCTGCCGGGACACCCGGGcctccaggagagaagggaccAATGGGGCCAGCTGGGTCTGCCGGGCCTCCAGAAGAGAAGGGGCCTGTGGGGCCAACTCGGTCAACGGGGCCTCCTGGACCTCGAGGAGATAGGAAACCCATGGGACCGGCTGGCCCTGGGTCTGGCGGGCCACCAGTACAAAAGA TATCCCAATGTCCTCGTGGTTATTGGCCGACATTCTTGAAATCTGGAATCTGCTACCGGGTTTTTGGAACAACGAAAACCTTCAGTGAGGCGATCAAGACCTGTCGTCGACAAGGCGGTACCCTCTCTATGCCCCGCGACCACAAGACCAACCGCTTTTTAGCAGCAGAAGTCGGGAAATGGATAAGGCGGTGCGTCGACATCTGGCTTGGTCTGCACGATCGGCGCGAAGAAGGGCGCTTCGAGTGGGTGGATGGGACTCCTCTTGGCGACTTCAACGCGTGGTTTCCTAGGCAACCAGATGACTGGGAGGGCAGTGAAGATTGCGCTGCCTACACTTTCCGATCAATCGAAAAACCTTTCGAGTGGAACGACCTACCATGCTCCCGCCATTTACCCTTCATATGTCAATACAAGTTATATTTCTAG